CACCGGCGCGGAGGCCGGGTTGTAGAACCACGCCTTCTGGCCGAGATACCAGATCGCCGTCCAGTCGCCCTGCCGGTCCGCGATGGCGTACGTCTGGCCGGTGGACGCCCGGGCGCCGTGGTCGGAGGCCTCCATCGTGGAGGGTGATCCGTCCGGGTGCAGGCCGGCGTCCTTGACCAGCGGCGCGTCCTGGCTGGGCGCGCTGTGCAGGATCACCGACGAGGAGCCGCGCAGCGGGCAGGGCTCGCTGGTCGGGTTGCCCTTCTCGTCCAACTGGCAGCCCCAGAACGCCGGGCGGTTGCTGGCGAAGTCCGGGTCCATGGTGACCAGCCCGGTGGCCGGCGTGCCGGTGCCGTGGAACGGCGCCTTGAGCAGGTCGAAGTAGTGCGACCAGTCCCAGTACGGGCCCGGATCCCAGTGCATGCCACGGACGGTGGACGGGATAGTGCCCGGCACGTTGTCGTGGCCGATGATGTGCTGCCGGTCCAGCGGGATGTCGAACTTCTTCGCGAGGTATCCCACGAGCTTGGCGGACGTGCGGTACATCGTCTCGGTGTACCAGGTGCCCTGACGGGCGAAGCCCTCGTGCTCGATGCCGATGGACTTGGCGTTGATGTACCAGTTGCCCGCCTGCCAGGCGACGTCCTTGGTCCTGACGTGCTGCGCGGTGTGGCCGTCGCTCGAGCGCATCGTGTAGTGCCAGCTCACGTACGCCGGATCCTGCACGAGTTCCAGCGTCCTGGCGTAGGTCTCCTCGGTGTCATGGATGACGATGTATTCGATCTTCTGCCGGGCGGGCCGGTCGGACAGGTCGTGGTTGCCGTAGTACTCCGGGTCCGTCCCGTCGCCGAGCAGTTGGTACGGCGCCGGGATCGACTCGCAGGCCAGCTCCTCCGGGCATTCCACGCCGTAGGCCCGGGTCACCTTGCGCAGGCCGAGCTTGTCGAGCCAGGACTTCTGCGGCGTCACGTTCCGTGCGGCGAGGGTGACCCGCTGCCCGTCGTCGGTCGTCCGGGCCGCGCCGGTCCGGATCGTCGCGTACACCTCGTCGGCGAAGCTCGCCGCGGAGTCGGTGCTGTCGGAGCCGGAATACCGGGCCACCGAGCCGTACCAGGCGGCCGGGTCGGTGTCGGCGCCGACCGGGGCGCCGATCTGCTTCTGGTACGACGCCAGCAGCGCCGCGCCGCCGCGGACGTTGGCCGTGGTGTCAGACCTGAGCACCTCCTTCCCGCTACCGGTGACCGCCGCGGCCGCATCCAGGGTCTGCAGCGCCGCGTCGGCCGGCGGGTTGACCGCGGGTTCCGCGGCGTGGAGCGGGGCTCGGGAGTCGTCGCCGCGCGGGTCCTCCTGGGGGCCGTAGTGGGGCTCGCCCAGGCTGTTGACGTACTTCGCGTCGGTGAGGTGCATCGGACCGTACCCGGCGCTGGTGCTGGGGGTGCCGGCGTTGGTGTCCCAGCGGGACTCCAGGTACGAGACGGCGAGCAGGACGGACGCGGGGACGCCGTACTCGGCGGCTGCCGCGGCGTACTGCTGCTGTCTGGTGTCGGGCGTCGGGTTCGCCGCGGGCGCAGGGCTGACCGGCACGAGCGTCGCGGCGCCGACCAGCGCGGTGCTGAGCAGGATTCGCCTGCCCATCCGCGCTTGTGATCGGGGCATGGGACCTCCGTTCGGGGGGTGGACTCAAGTGGTCACCCTTGTCGCGGAGGTCCGGCGTGTCAATGGGTTGCGGTCGGCCGCGCCGAGGTGTAAAAAACCTTCACCAACAGCCGGCATCCAGCCATTTCCGGCCAGATGCCGGCGGCAACAACGACAAGCTGACCGGACGAAGCTCGGCGCGGCACGCGCCGGACAGGCGAACAGCAGGTCAAGCTACGCGGACGGCAACGCGGGATCTGGGAACCCCATCGCTGATCGAGTGCGCACATCTGCCGTTGTCCGCGCGTTGGCCGCGCCCAGCCCACCGCGCTGCGCTGTCATAGCCGATGAGAGTGCGCCGTGCGGCGCTATTGCAGAGCCTCTGCCCCATGCCTGCACGTCAGGTTGGGGGGTGGCCGGAATACGGCAGCAAGGGGCGGCGGGGCGATCGGCGCGTGGTCGACGCCCAGCTCGCCGGCCCCGCCCCTCAGTGCTCGGCACCAGGACAAAAATGGGTGGCCTCGCCAGCCCGCCCCGCCCTACCTTGTAACTGGATCTTCTTCTCCGACCACTCACAAAAGGACTTCACCCCGCGTGACGCCGCCTGCTCTTTAGACCTGACACCTTCCCCGTGCATCGGTCGCCGACGTCGCCGTCGGCTCTTTTCCCATGCCTTCCATCAGGTCTTCAGAGAGATCATGTCTACGCGTCCTCATATCGTGCTGTCCTGGACCGTTCGGCGCACGCGCCTTCCCCTGCTCGCGTTCCGCTGCGTCCACTGCCATTCCGGCCTCGCCAGCACCGGCGACGGGAAGTTCCGCGTCAATGCCAACGGCAAACTCCTCGACATCTGGCTCCTGGTCGGCTGCGTTTCCTGCGACCGCACCAGCAAAATCACCGTTCACGATCGCGTCCTGGTCCGGTACCTGGATCCGATCCTTCTGGAGGGCTGCTCCGGCAACTCCTCTGCCCTCGTCGCCCGCGTCCTTCTCGACCCGCTGATCGCCCGGCGCAACCGGTTCGCCCTGGAGTGGGACTCATGCTGGGAACTGCTCGCCTCGTCCTCTCCCGAAAGCCCCTGGCCCGTCCAGGTTTCGGTCATCTTCGACGAGCCCGTGGCCCCTTCGCCCCGAACGGCTCATCGCCCAGGGGTTGGGCATCAGCCGCGGGGAGATCCCTCGCCGCGTCAAGATCGGCATTCCGCTGAACCGCAGAACTCGCAGGGACTTCTCGTTCGTCCTGCTATGAGCCGCCGCCGTGGGCCTGAGCCGGGGCGAGAGGCAAGGTGGCCTTGCCCCGGACTGCATCACGCGGCGGTCCGCGCGCGGTCGCTCATGACCGGGCGCGAACGAAGGTCAGGGCCGGCCCGATACCAGCGACGAAGGTGAACGCCCCGACTCCATCATCGACCCTGACGGGTCGGGCCACGGATCGGGGGTTGAGACTGACTGGCAGGCTCCGTTGATCGAGTAGTCGGAATTCACCTCATCAACGCCGTCAGAGTGATGCTCTGTCACGGGCCGAGACCTGCGCCATCCGCGCCGAGCATCCGCATCTGCCGAATTTATAACCCAGTTACGGCAGTGTGCGGATCTCTATTTCGTCAGCGACTGCCTGAGTGATGCCGCTGCTGTCGACGGCTGTCGCATCGCATATAGAGAGATTCTTCGATCAATTTGATCCACCGGGTACGTGTGGTCGAGAATCGACGCCGTGGAAGACGTGGATTTCTCTCAGGACTGGGTCCCATTGCTGGGCCAACTTGACCGGCATGTGTCTTCCGGGCGGCTTTCGCCGGACACGGCGGCGTTGTCCGATCTGATGAGCATCTATCAGGTGCCGGGGGTCAGCATCGCCGTCGGGCACGTGAGCGGGCGGGTGTGGGCGGCGGGGTATGGCGTCACGGGTGGCGAGACGTCGACGCCGGTGACCGCGGGCACCGCGTTTGCGGCCTGTTCGATCAGTAAGCATGTCGCCGCGTTCGGCGCATTGCTACTGGTCCAGGACGGTGTCCTGGATCTGGACACCGACATCGGCGAGTACCTCACCTCGTGGCAACTACTCGACCGCGAGGGTCAGCAACCGAGAGTTACGTTACGACAATTGCTGGCGCACACGGCGGGGTTGTCCGACACCTGGTACCGCGGCTATGCCGCAGATCGCGCCCCGTCGCTGTTGCAGGTCCTGGAAGGCAGCGGCTCGACGACTACTCCACCGGTTCGGTCGACCCTGTTGCCGGGTAGCCGTTTCCGGTACTCGGGCAGCCACTACTCCGTGCTTCAGCAGCTGATGGTGGACGCGACCGGAACCCCGTTCGAGGACCTCATGCAAACTCTGGTGCTGGAACCGGTGGCCATGGCCGACAGCAGCTTCGACCAGCAGTTTCCGCACCAGCGACCGCATCTGGTGGCTCGTGGCCATCACGGTGGCGGCACCGGGATTCCCGGCGGTTGGCGAGTGCAACCGGAGACGGCCGCAGGTGGACTGTGGAGCACCCCGACCGACCTGCTCCGGCTCGACCTCGAGATCGCCCGGGCGGCCTCGGGAGACTCGAAGCTGCTCGACCGCGACCTGGCCACCGAGATGTGGACATCGCAGATTCCTGGCGGCATCTATGGGCTCGGCACTGAGGTCGACGACCGCGCCGGGCGCCGGCGTTTCGGACACACCGGATTGAACGTTGGCTATACCTGCTTTTCCTACGTGTGGCCAGACAGCGGCACCGCGGTCGCTGCGATGACTAACTCTGAGGATGGATGGGAGCTGCTGGCCAGCATCCGCGCCGCCGCGGACCGTCGGTACGCCACCAGTATCACAGCCGCGCCGCTTAGTGACGTGACGGGCCGCTACGTCTTACACGACGACTACCCGATCGACATCGCGGTCACCAACGGCCAACTGACCTTCGCCGCCGCTGCCCAGCAACCGGTTGTACTACTGGCAGACCCAGACGGTCGCTACCTACACCCAGGACTCGATCTGGAAGTCCGGTTCCTACAGACCAACGACCAGCCTTACATCCTGGAACTGCGGCAGGAAGGAGTCACGCAAACCGCGACACCATCAACCAGGCAACCAGAAAGCCCCTACCCAACACAGGGTTGAGCTTCGCCCCAAACCCCGCTTACGGCTGGAAGTACTCCGACATCAGGCGGCTGACCCATTCCGGCTGCTTGATGTTCACTGGGCGGAACTCCGCCATCGTCGGCTTCAGGTCGATGACCGGGGTGCCCGAGACCGCATCGAGGCCCACCACCGTCAATTCGCGGCCGTGGACGGATTCGATGGCGCAGCACGTTACCCCGATGCGGTTCGGTCTGCGGGGGCCGCGGCCAGCGAATACGCCAACGGACGGGAGGTCGGAGCGGCCGCGGTAGGGGCGGGGTTCGCGGTAATCGCCGTGTTCCGGGAACTGGTCGAAGATGAAGAGGACCTCCACGTGGGAGAAGCCCTCCAGACCCTGGAGGCACGCCTCGCCGAAGCGCTCGTCGATGGTGATCGTGCTGCGGACGGCACCCCAGTTGTCCGTGTGCTGGACATCCGTCCGGTCGTTCCGGACCGTACCTATCGGGGTGATCTCGAAGCTCAGCATGGCTAGACGCTATCCCCACCGCGCCCATGCCAGCGTCGAGGCCATCGGCGCCGCCGTCGACCACGCCCTGACCCGCCAACGAGACCGCAGCCAAAGGATCAGCAGCAAACTTCACCAAGGCTGCTTTTAGAGAACAAGGCCATGTGCAGAGACTTGCAGCTCTCAGGAAGGCGCCGTCGGCCCTGACCAGCAGCGCGAAAGTTCCAACCAGGCCCTGACGGGTCGACGGGCTGCCCGACGATCTACGCGTGACACGCTCGCGGAGCGGATTCGCCGGCGGCGGTAGCTCGTGATCCAGGGCCGACGCTGTCGATCGGCACGACTTCGTGGGCGGGTTCGTGCTGCGTGACTTCGAGCGGTTCACCTCCGCCGAGGTACGCACGTGGTGGGTCGACGGCGTGTGCGTACTGGTCGGGCCGCATCCGGACACCCCGAACGACTCTCCTCCGGTCGAGGTCGACCTGGCCCCGGTCGCACCATTGATCGCCGGGCTGGGCCTGCCGTTCCTCACCGTGGACCTCGCCCTGCGAAGCGACGGCGTGTGGCGGGTCATCGAACTCGGCGACGGTCAGGTCAGCGACCGACCAGCCACCATCGAACCCCAGACGATGATCGCCGCCCTGCTTGCCCAACCCCGCTGACCGGCACCACTGCCTGCCTGAACATCCGCTCTTGCCGCCGACCGCGCGTCACGCAGCGGTCACGTGCGTTGATCAAGTCAACGTCCGGTCGTGCCGATGACAGTGCAGTGCGGATCGTCAGAAGCTGACGACCTCATGGGAATGAGGCTGAAGCTGGTTGCCATTACCGGGCCATCATCTGCGCGCCTGGGGTCGCGAAATGCGTGCTCGCGGTCTAGCACTCGAAGCTCGGACGAACCGAGAGCCTCGTCGGTGGCGCGCTAGGTTGCGGAGTGCGCGGGCAGGGCGCCCATAGGTCGGCCACCGCTTTGCACGGGGTCTCGATCGGGATCCGCGGGCGCTACCGCAGCTGGTCGCGGCGGCGTGTCAGGTAGGCAATCTCGGCGGTGTTGCCGGCCAGCTCGATGGCTTTGTCGTATGCAGCGCGCGACTTCTGACTGCGGCCCAGCCGGCGCAACAGGTCGGCGCGGGTGGCGTGGTAGGCGTGATAGCCGGCCAACTTGTCGTCGAGTTGGTCGATGGTCGCCAATGCCACCTGTGGGCCGTCCAGTTCGGCGACCGCGACGGCCCGGTTGAGGGCGATGATCGGCGAGGGGTCGAGGCGGACGAGCCGGTCGTAGAGGGCGACGACCTGTGACCAGTCGGTGTCGCGCATGTCGGGTGCGGAGGTGTGTACGGCGTTGATCGCTGCGAGGATCTGGTAGCGGCCCGGAGCCATCCCGGCGGCTATGCGCTCGCGCACGAGTCGATGGCCTTCGGCGATCAGCGCCGCGTCCCAGGCCCCTCGGTCCTGCTCGTCTAGGGTGACCAGTTCGCCGCTGACGGAAACCCGGGCGGTACGGCGGGCCTCGGTGAGGAGCATCAGCGCCAGCAGTCCGGCCGCCTCGCCGTCGTCGGGCATGAGGGCACGGATCAGGCGGGTGAGCCGGATCGCCTCGGCGCTCAGGTCGTGACGTACGGGATCGGTGTCGGGGCCGGTCGCCAGGTAGCCCTCGTTGAAGACGAGGAAGAGGACGGCGAGCACGCCGGAGACGCGGGCCGGGAGATCCGCCGCGGACGGCACCCGATACGGGATGCGCGCTGCCTTGATCTTGGTCTTCGCTCGGGTGATCCGCTGCCCCATGGCGGTCTCCGGCACCAGGAAAGCGCGGGCGATCTCGGGCACGGTCAGACCGCCGACCATGCGCAGCGTCAGCGCCACGCGGGTCTCCATCGCGAGCGCCGGGTGGCAACAGGTGAAGATCAGCCGGAGCCGGTCGTCGTCGATGGCGCCGGGAGACTCGGGCGGGTCGTCGTTGTACAACATCTGAGCCTCCTTCTGCTTGTCGTCGCGTTTGTTCTCGCGCCGGATCCGGTCGATGGCCTTGCGGTTGGCGGTGGTGGTCAGCCAGGCGCCGGGGTTGGGAGGTACGCCGTCGGCCGGCCACCGCACGACGGCGGTCGCGAACGCCTCGGCCGCCGCCTCCTCGGCGATGTCGAGGTCACCGAAACGCCGGGTCAGCGAGGCGACCACCCGGGCCCACTCCTCGTGGTGGGCCTGGGTGATCGCCTCCCGGACGTCGTTCCCGCTCAC
The window above is part of the Micromonospora inositola genome. Proteins encoded here:
- a CDS encoding N-acetylmuramoyl-L-alanine amidase; this encodes MGRRILLSTALVGAATLVPVSPAPAANPTPDTRQQQYAAAAAEYGVPASVLLAVSYLESRWDTNAGTPSTSAGYGPMHLTDAKYVNSLGEPHYGPQEDPRGDDSRAPLHAAEPAVNPPADAALQTLDAAAAVTGSGKEVLRSDTTANVRGGAALLASYQKQIGAPVGADTDPAAWYGSVARYSGSDSTDSAASFADEVYATIRTGAARTTDDGQRVTLAARNVTPQKSWLDKLGLRKVTRAYGVECPEELACESIPAPYQLLGDGTDPEYYGNHDLSDRPARQKIEYIVIHDTEETYARTLELVQDPAYVSWHYTMRSSDGHTAQHVRTKDVAWQAGNWYINAKSIGIEHEGFARQGTWYTETMYRTSAKLVGYLAKKFDIPLDRQHIIGHDNVPGTIPSTVRGMHWDPGPYWDWSHYFDLLKAPFHGTGTPATGLVTMDPDFASNRPAFWGCQLDEKGNPTSEPCPLRGSSSVILHSAPSQDAPLVKDAGLHPDGSPSTMEASDHGARASTGQTYAIADRQGDWTAIWYLGQKAWFYNPASAPVAKWATGFVVTPKPGKATIPVYGRAYPEAAAYPPGAPYQTLQPLQYTLSAGQRYAVGLVAPSEFYKAYTFAGTFPGDWTVIRGEMQYVQIQFGHRIMFVNSDDVDIRPSAVGTPS
- a CDS encoding DUF1062 domain-containing protein translates to MVGCVSCDRTSKITVHDRVLVRYLDPILLEGCSGNSSALVARVLLDPLIARRNRFALEWDSCWELLASSSPESPWPVQVSVIFDEPVAPSPRTAHRPGVGHQPRGDPSPRQDRHSAEPQNSQGLLVRPAMSRRRGPEPGREARWPCPGLHHAAVRARSLMTGRERRSGPARYQRRR
- a CDS encoding serine hydrolase domain-containing protein gives rise to the protein MEDVDFSQDWVPLLGQLDRHVSSGRLSPDTAALSDLMSIYQVPGVSIAVGHVSGRVWAAGYGVTGGETSTPVTAGTAFAACSISKHVAAFGALLLVQDGVLDLDTDIGEYLTSWQLLDREGQQPRVTLRQLLAHTAGLSDTWYRGYAADRAPSLLQVLEGSGSTTTPPVRSTLLPGSRFRYSGSHYSVLQQLMVDATGTPFEDLMQTLVLEPVAMADSSFDQQFPHQRPHLVARGHHGGGTGIPGGWRVQPETAAGGLWSTPTDLLRLDLEIARAASGDSKLLDRDLATEMWTSQIPGGIYGLGTEVDDRAGRRRFGHTGLNVGYTCFSYVWPDSGTAVAAMTNSEDGWELLASIRAAADRRYATSITAAPLSDVTGRYVLHDDYPIDIAVTNGQLTFAAAAQQPVVLLADPDGRYLHPGLDLEVRFLQTNDQPYILELRQEGVTQTATPSTRQPESPYPTQG
- a CDS encoding SAM-dependent methyltransferase produces the protein MLSFEITPIGTVRNDRTDVQHTDNWGAVRSTITIDERFGEACLQGLEGFSHVEVLFIFDQFPEHGDYREPRPYRGRSDLPSVGVFAGRGPRRPNRIGVTCCAIESVHGRELTVVGLDAVSGTPVIDLKPTMAEFRPVNIKQPEWVSRLMSEYFQP
- a CDS encoding ATP-grasp domain-containing protein; translated protein: MGGFVLRDFERFTSAEVRTWWVDGVCVLVGPHPDTPNDSPPVEVDLAPVAPLIAGLGLPFLTVDLALRSDGVWRVIELGDGQVSDRPATIEPQTMIAALLAQPR
- a CDS encoding RNA polymerase sigma factor yields the protein MSGNDVREAITQAHHEEWARVVASLTRRFGDLDIAEEAAAEAFATAVVRWPADGVPPNPGAWLTTTANRKAIDRIRRENKRDDKQKEAQMLYNDDPPESPGAIDDDRLRLIFTCCHPALAMETRVALTLRMVGGLTVPEIARAFLVPETAMGQRITRAKTKIKAARIPYRVPSAADLPARVSGVLAVLFLVFNEGYLATGPDTDPVRHDLSAEAIRLTRLIRALMPDDGEAAGLLALMLLTEARRTARVSVSGELVTLDEQDRGAWDAALIAEGHRLVRERIAAGMAPGRYQILAAINAVHTSAPDMRDTDWSQVVALYDRLVRLDPSPIIALNRAVAVAELDGPQVALATIDQLDDKLAGYHAYHATRADLLRRLGRSQKSRAAYDKAIELAGNTAEIAYLTRRRDQLR